The genomic segment AACGGGTAATAACTTCGGGGGTGATGATGATTTCGTCGATATCATCCTCCGACGGCATATCGAACATGATATTGAGCATGGTCTTCTCGAAAATCGAGCGCAGGGCGCGGGCGCCGGTCTTTTTCTTCTCGGCAATCGCAACCGCTTCCCAGAGCGCTTCGGTCTCGAACGACAGCTTGATACCTTCCATCTCGAACAGCCGCTGATACTGCCGCGTGATGGCATTCTTCGGCCCGGTCAGGATAGTGAACAGGGCGTTGCGGTCGAGCGCGCGAAGCGGCGCCACTACCGGCAGACGGCCGATCAACTCCGGAATCAAACCGAACTGGAGCAGGTCCTCGGGCTCGATGAAGTCGAGAATCTCGGGCGATTTCTCGGAAATATTGAGATTCTCGGCATCGAAACCCATCTGCTTCTTCCCCACCCGGCGGGCGACAATCTTGTCGAGCCCTTCGAAAGCTCCGCCGCAGATAAACAGGATGTTGGTCGTGTCGATCGGGACAAACGACTGCTCGGGATGCTTGCGGCCGCCTTTGGGCGGGATATTGGCAATGGTGCCTTCGAGAATTTTCAGCAGTCCCTGCTGGACGCCTTCGCCGGAGACATCGCGGGTGATCGACGGGTTGCCGTCGGTGCGCGCGATTTTATCCAGCTCGTCGATATATATAATGCCGCGCTCGGTGAGCGCCTGGTTGTAGTTCGAAGCCTGGTACAACCGCACCAGAATATTCTCGACATCCTCGCCGACATACCCGGCTTCGGTGAGCACGGTGGCATCGGCAATGCTGAAAGGTACCTTCAAAAATTTGGCCAGCGTTCGTGCAATAAGAGTCTTGCCGGTACCGGTCGGGCCCAACAGCAGGATGTTGGATTTTTCCAGCTCGGCAATATCCCCCGATTCATCCTTTTTGTCGGACAGGGCATTGATACGCTTGTAATGATTGTACACCGCCACCGCCACCGTCCGCTTAGCTTCTTCCTGGCCGATCACGTACTTATCGAGGAATCCCTTGATTTCGGCCGGGCGCGGGAGATCGAACGTGGCGATGACCTCATCGCGCATCGGTGAAGAAACCAGGATATCATGGCAGAGCGTCACACAGTCATTGCATATAAAGGCCTCGTATCCGGCAAAAAGCCGTTTCACCTTCGAGGCCGGCTTGCCGCAAAAATTGCAGCGGTGCGACGTGCCGCCCCCGTTGGAAGTCCTATTTTGATCTTTATCGGCCAATTATACTCCGTGGTTATTTTTTCTCTTTACGTTTGAAATCGTAAATTTTATCGATCAGGCCATAATCCTGGGCCTCGCCCGCCGACATAAAATAATTGCGGTCGGTGTCTTTCTCGATCCGTTCAAGCGGCTG from the candidate division Zixibacteria bacterium HGW-Zixibacteria-1 genome contains:
- a CDS encoding ATP-dependent Clp protease ATP-binding subunit ClpX, whose product is MADKDQNRTSNGGGTSHRCNFCGKPASKVKRLFAGYEAFICNDCVTLCHDILVSSPMRDEVIATFDLPRPAEIKGFLDKYVIGQEEAKRTVAVAVYNHYKRINALSDKKDESGDIAELEKSNILLLGPTGTGKTLIARTLAKFLKVPFSIADATVLTEAGYVGEDVENILVRLYQASNYNQALTERGIIYIDELDKIARTDGNPSITRDVSGEGVQQGLLKILEGTIANIPPKGGRKHPEQSFVPIDTTNILFICGGAFEGLDKIVARRVGKKQMGFDAENLNISEKSPEILDFIEPEDLLQFGLIPELIGRLPVVAPLRALDRNALFTILTGPKNAITRQYQRLFEMEGIKLSFETEALWEAVAIAEKKKTGARALRSIFEKTMLNIMFDMPSEDDIDEIIITPEVITRSGEPKLIRKTKKKTA